In Nicotiana tabacum cultivar K326 chromosome 17, ASM71507v2, whole genome shotgun sequence, one DNA window encodes the following:
- the LOC142171529 gene encoding uncharacterized protein LOC142171529, with translation MPSSAIQNQVPFSVMFLHLPLFSLPPHIFGSTCFVHNLTPGTDKLASRALKCVFLGFSRTQKGYRYYYPDLQQYLMSADVTFFETQSYFTGTGHHLDISEVLPVSSFGDSVTPAPPPTAPVVAPPPIAPVAALPPIAPVPPPTAPVVAPPPIAPVPLHNPVQPSAAPPLLTYHRRPHPASGPGDSRLASDSAPTADLSPLSQPIALRKGVRSTLNPNLHYVDLSYHRLSSPHYAFISSLSTISIPKSTVEALSHPGWRHAMIDEMSALHASDTWELVPLPAGKSTVGCRWVYAVKVDPDG, from the coding sequence atgccatcttcagctatccagaaccaagttccattctctgtcatgtttctccatttacctttgttctctcttccaccccatatctttggaagcacttgttttgtccataaccttactccaggaacagataagttagcttctcgtgctcttaagtgcgtatttctgggtttttcgagaacacaaaaggggtatcgatACTACTATCCTGACCTCCAGCAgtaccttatgtccgctgatgttaccttctttgaaacccaatcatacttcacaggtacgggtcatcacttagatatttctgaggtactaccagtttcatcttttggagattcagtcactcctgctccaccacctacagctccagttgtagctccaccacctatagctccagttgcagctctaccacctatagctccagttccaccacctacagctccggttgtagctccaccacctatagctccagttcctctacataatccagttcaaccttctgcagctccaccactcttgacttatcatcgtcgtccacatccagcatcaggcccaggtgattcacgcctcgcatcagattctgcacctactgcggacttgtctcctcttagtcaaccaattgcacttcgcaaaggtgtacgatccacTCTTAATCCTAATCTACACTATGTCgatttaagttatcatcgtctgtcgtcaccacattatgcttttatatcttctttgtccactatttctatccctaagtctacagttgaggcactatctcatccaggatggcgacatgctatgattgacgagatgtctgctttacatgcgagtgacacttgggagcttgttcctcttcctgcaggtaagtctactgttggttgtcgttgggtttatgcagtcaaagtcgaCCCGGATGGCtag
- the LOC107813640 gene encoding uncharacterized protein LOC107813640 yields MIGIGSIRYLQLLPPTDLPSFNHNPTLPILNCHTGFKNPSFFLVPRIYRQIIASSSSTSEYTAIANEQTPMENINSVPNSSMTLLFVEMGVGYDQHGQDVTSAAMRACKDAISSNSIPAFRRGSIPGVSFEQMKLQIKLGVPRPLQQSLDLEKVKSVFPYGRILIIEVVDGGLICSSGVQVEDMGDKNDDCYIVNAAIYVGY; encoded by the exons ATGATTGGTATTGGCTCAATCAGATATCTCCAGCTTCTCCCTCCAACAGATCTCCCTTCTTTCAACCATAACCCCACTCTCCCAATTCTCAATTGCCATACTGGGTTCAAGAATCCATCATTTTTCCTAGTACCTCGAATCTATCGCCAAATCATAGCTTCCTCCTCGTCGACGTCAGAATATACAGCTATAGCTAATGAGCAAACCCCAATGGAAAATATTAATTCTGTGCCGAATTCTTCCATGACTCTTCTCTTTGTTGAAATGGGCGTCGGCTATGATCAACATGg GCAAGATGTTACCTCTGCAGCAATGCGGGCTTGTAAGGATGCAATTTCTTCCAATTCAATACCGGCTTTCAGAAGAG GATCTATACCCGGTGTATCATTTGAGCAGATGAAATTGCAGATCAAACTGGGAGTTCCTCGGCCTCTCCAACAGTCTTTAGATCTTGAGAAGGTCAAGTCAGTCTTTCCTTA TGGAAGAATCTTGATTATTGAGGTCGTAGATGGTGGACTGATATGCTCCAGCGGCGTCCAAGTGGAAGACATGGGAGATAAAAATGATGATTGTTACATAGTGAATGCTGCTATTTATGTTGGTTACTGA